From Sphingorhabdus sp. SMR4y:
GCTGGCGTTTTCGGGGCAACGGCAGCCTTTTGGCCATTCCCGGACGATGACCATGATCAGAAGCAGGCCGAAGACAATTTGCAAAAGCTCGTCTCCGCGTTCGGTCTGGCGGGAACCTCGAGTTCCGGACTTTGGCAAATGCGACACGAAGATAGCGACGCGAAACAGTGGCATATCGCCCGGGCCATCAAGACGGGTCTGGATGCTTCTGTTTTCGCGTTCAAGGGCATAAAGGGGCCGCGCTTCATATTGGAAGGACCACAAGGTCTCTACGCCGCCACCTGCAAAAATCCCAAGCCGATGACCTTCCCGGACCAGTGGCGAATTCACGAGGTCAGCTTCAAGCCCTGGGGTGCCTGTCGCCATGTCCATCCGGCAATTGATGCGGCGCTGGCGCTCAAGACGAAACTCGGTGCACTGGAGGGAGATATTCTGGTCGAGACCTATGCCGATGCAGTCGCCTTTTGCGATCGGCCGGATCCGCAGACGGTCCATGACGCCAAATTCTCGATCCAGCATGCGGTGGCCATCGTCGCCACAAGAGATGTGCCGCAGCTCGCCGATTTCGAACCGGAAGCCATAGCCGCGCTGGCCGATGCCCGGGGCCGGGTCACCGTGTCCGAAGCATCGGTTATCACCAGCCGCTATCCCGAACATTATGGCGCGCGGATTCATTGCGCCGGCGAGACGGTCGAGCTGGTCGATACGCGGGGCGATCCGGAACGGCCGCTGTCAAAAGACGGCATAGTCGAAAAGGCGCGCGCGCTGATCGCCTGGGGAGGATTACCCGAAGCGGAAGCGGACCGCGCGGTTGATCTGGCGCTCAACGGTAAGGACGCAGGAGCAATAAACCAGATGCTGACGGACTGGCTGTCATGAGCGCGACCGGGAAAATCATCGCCTTTGCGGCAGCCGACCATGGCTTGCCGGACTCCGCGAGAGCAGCAGCGCTCCATTTTCTGAGCGATACATTGGCCGGCGGCGCGGCCGGTGCTGCTTCCGATGAAGCACGCGCCATGCTCGGCGCCGTCATCGGTTGGGGGTCCGTCGGGGAATCGCGGCTGCTGGGATCAAGCGACCGTCTGCCCGCGCCTTCCGCCGCCTGGTTCAACGGCTTTGCCATCCACTGCCTCGAATGGGACGCGGTGCATGAACCTGCGGTGGTCCATGCTCTGTCGGTGGTGACCGCCGCCTTGATCGCATCGGCGGACCGACTGGACGGCTGTGACCGGGGTGATTTTCTGACCGCCCTTGCAGTAGGTGTCGACATTGCCAGCGGCCTCGGCATTGCCGCTACCGGAGCGATGCAATTCTTCCGGCCTGCTACCGCCGGAGTGATCGGCGCGGCGCTGGCCGTCGCGCGGCTGGAAAAGGTGGCAGCCGAACGGTTGCCGGACATTCTCGGACTCGCATATTCTCAGGCGGCCGGAACGATGCAGGCCCATGTCGAGGCTTCGGTCGCCTTGCCTTTGCAGATTGCCAACGCTTCGCGGGCGGCGATCACGGCAGTCGATCTGGCGCAGGCCGGAATGGACGGACCGCATGATGCACTGGAAGGCCCGTTCGGTTATTTCGCACTGTTCGAGCCCGGTGATCTGGCGCGCTATACCGACACTATCGGCAAAAGCTGGCTGATCGAAAATGTCAGCGTAAAGCCCTTTCCTTCCGGTCGGGCCAGCCATGGCATATTGGGAGCGCTGGATGCGTTGCTGCGCGATGGCGCGTTGGATGCATCCCGGGTTCGGGCCGTCGACGTCGCGGCACCACCGTTGATCCATCGCCTGGTCGGGCGCCCCTATAAGAGCGATATGACCCCCAGCTATGCGCGGCTCTGCCTGCCATTTCTGGTACCGCTGATGCTGCGCGACCGGATCATCGATCCCGGCTGCTTCACACCGGCAGAATTTGCCAACCCGGATCTGGTGAAGCTGGGTGAAAAAGTGATCGTGCGGATTGATGACAATCCCGATCACAACGCACTGGCACCGCAAAGCCTGACCATCCGACTGAACGATGGCAGCGAGATCGTGCGCACGATTACCGACAATCTGGGCAGCCCCGCATCACCCATGTCCGAAGCGCAAACCCGAACCAAGCGCGAACTGGCCCAACGCCTGGCCAGCGCCGGCTGCGACCCCCGAATCTTTGACGATCCTCTAGCCTATGTGACGGAGCCCCGATGACCTTTCCGACCTATTTTGAAGCTTTCGACGCCAAGCAGATGCTCGACCAATATCCGGTCGGCGATGATTTTGTCAGCCGCTACACAAGCATGTCCCGCGACGAACTGTATGCGATCCAGGACAGGCAATTCCGGAAACTGATGCGTCGCGGTTGGGAAATTCCCTTTTACCAGCGCCTGTGGGGCGCGCAGGGCATCGAGCCGGGCGATATTCAGGGCCTGGCCGACATCACGAAGCTGCCCGTCTATGACAAGTCCGACCTGATGGCCTCGGTCAACGACCATCCGCCCTATGGCGACTTTGACGGGCGCGGTGACGATCCCGTTATATTCCATACAACCAGCGGAACGACCGGACGCCCGCAGCCGCTGATGTTCGGCCCCAAGGGTCGGGAGGTGACCAATCTTCTGGTCGGGCGCATGTATCGCTGGATGGGGCTGGGTCGGGATGATGTGGTCCAGTCGGTCTACGGCCACGGCATGATCAACGGCGGCCATTATATCCGCGAAGCGGTGACCCATTTCACCAATTCCCTGTTCCTGAGCGCCGGAACCGGCATCGAGACGCGGTCGATCAACCAGGTCAATCTGATGGCGGATTTCGGCGTCACCTGCATGGTCGGCTTTGTCGATTATGTGCGCAAACTGGCAGATGTGGCAGAAGCGGAAAAGCTGTTCGACCGGATCAATCTGAAAATGATCATCGGCCATCTCGGCACCGAGGACCGGGCCTCGACCGAAGCCGCCTGGCATGGAGCAAAGGCCTATGACTGGTATGGTGTCGGCGACACCGGCAGCATCGCCGGCGAAGGTCCGGACCGCGACGGTCTTTATGTCTGGGAGGACGCCCAATATCTGGAACTGCTCGACATTGACGACGGCACGCCGGTCACACCGGGCGAGACCGGCGACATGGTCGTCACCTGCCTGTTCAAGGACGACATTGCGCCCTGCATCCGTTTCAACACGCATGATGTTACCGAGGAACGCACCGACACAAATTCGACCGGCATGGTGTTCAAGCGGATATCCGGGTTCAAGGGGCGCAGCGACAATATGGTGAAGCTGCGCGGGATCAACATTTTCCCCCATGCGGTCGGTTCGATCATCGAGAATCGCGACGATCTCACCGGCGAATATGTCTGCTATGTGACCCGCGATGAAAAGGGCCGGGACGAGATGAAAGTGGTGCTCGAAAGCCGCGGCGGGTCCGACCCGTCGCAGCTTTCCGAACTTCTGCGCAAGGGTATCGGCATCGATGTGGCCATCGAGCTCGTCGGCGTCGGCGGAACCGCGGCGGCGAGCCAGATCGACGTGCGGCAAAAGCCGATCCGGCTGATCGACGAGCGGGGGCTGTGAACTGACTGATGATCCGGTGGAATGATCTTGAGGCAGCCAATGCGAGATTGAACGCATTTGTCGATTTCGACGAAAGCGCGATATTCGGGTCCGGGCCGCTGGATGGCATGACCATCGGGATCAAGGCCAATATCGCGGTCAAGGGTCTGCCATGGACCGGCGGCATCGGCGGCTATCGGGACCGCATCGCGGCCAACGATGCCGATGCGGTGGCCAGGCTGCGAGCGGCAGGCGCAGCGATCATCGGCACGCTGAACATGGAAGAGGCTGCGCTGGGCGCAAAGACCGACAATCCTTTTTTCGGCGCGACGCAAAATCCGCACCGGATCGGCTTTTCGCCCGGCGGCTCGTCGGGCGGCAGCGCGGCGGCGGTTGCAGCCGGGCTGTGCGATCTGGCGCTGGGTACCGACACGATGGGATCCGTCCGAATTCCGGCGGCCTATTGCGGCATTTACGGTCTCAAGCCGACCCGCGGCGCGATCAGCCAGCAGGGACTGGAGATTGCCGAAGCGACACTTGACTGCATCGGTCCAATGGCGCGGTCATTGGAAGATTTGGAAGCATGTTCACGGATTCTGCTGGACATTCAAGTCCCGCAAGCCATTGATAATATTGTATTGTTGGAAAATCTTGGCGGTGTCGACTGTGAACCGGCCGTGTTGGAAAATCTGGCAAGGGCGAGCAGTTTTCTGGGCGCGACAGACGAATTTGCATTGCCTTATCCGCTCACCCGCGTCCGCTATGCCGGGTTCATATTGACCTCGCTCGCCTTGTCCGAAGCGCTCGGCGGATTGATCGAGACCAATCCGGATGGTGTTTCCGACAATCTCAAATTTCTTCTGACTTTCGGTCCGAAGCGCAGCGCATCCGACCTGGCCGAAGACCGCAAAATCCTGGCCGAGGTGAGCGAGGCGTTGCATGAAATCGTCGGGCAATATGGCGCAATCCTTTTGCCCACCGCGCCGCAGGCGGCATTCAGCCATGGCGACCAGGCCCCCGCCAATCAGGCGGATTTCACCTGTCTGGCCAATATAGCCGGTCTGCCGGCAATCACTATTCCGGCCGGCTGGAATAGCGACGGGCTGCCGGTAGCGGTGCAACTGGTCGGCGCGGCGGGCAATGAAGCGGGCCTGCTGCAGCTTGCTGCAAAATTGGACAAGAGCTTGTCCGCTTATCGTCAACCCTCCCCATTTTATCGACAATGAAGGAAAGAAACATGCGAATCGTGGTCATTTTCAACCTGAAGCCGGGCGTCAGTGCAGCCGACTATGAAAACTGGGCAAAGACCGCCGATATTCCGGGCGTGAACAAGCTCGGTTCGGTCGAGGGTTTCACGGTTCACAAGGCCACCGGCCTGTTCGGCTCGGACGAGGCTTCACCCTATCAATATATCGAAATACTCGACATCAAGGAGATGGACGGTTTCGTCGCCGATATCTCGACCGAGGAATTCCAGGCGATGGCCGCGCCGTTCCAGGAATTTGCCGACAATCCGCAATTCATTCTGACCGAGGATCTCTGATGTCCGGCCGCTATGCAGGAAAAACCGTTGTCGTTACCGGCTCCGGCAAACAGAAAGGGCTCGGGCAGGGCATATTGCAGCGTTTTGCCGATGAGGGCGCCCATTGCGTCGTGTCCGATCTGGCCATCGGCGAGGAGGAAGAGGCCGTCGCCGAGGAGCTGCGCGGACGCGGAGCCGAGGTGGCGACGATTGCCTGCGATGTCAGCGACGCGGCACAATGTCAGGCGCTGGTCGACCAGACGGTCGAGGCCTTTGGCGCGGTCGATATTTTCGTCAACAATGCCGGCATCGGTTTCATGATGAAGCCGCTGCTGGACGTCGATCCGGCAGACTGGGCGACGGTGATCGGGGTCAATCTGTCCGGTGCCTTCTACTGCACGCAGGCGGCGGCCAGGGCGATGGTCGCATCCGGCAAGGGCGGACGCATCATCAATATCGCCAGTCAGGCAGCGAAGACCGCTTTCCCGCATCTGCCCGCCTATGTCAGCTCGAAACACGGCATGATCGGCCTGACCAGAGCGAGCGCCGTCGAACTGGGCGCGCATGGCATCACCGTCAACGCGGTCTGTCCCAACCATGTGACAACCGGGCTGGGCGCGCAGCAGAACGAATATTTTTCCAAGCTTCTCGGGTTCGAGACCGTCGAGGCCTATATTGCCAATATGAGCACGAAGAATCCGATGGGACGCCCGGGCCTGGCGAGCGACACGGCCGCGGCCTGTGCCTGGCTGGCCAGTGATGATGCTTTTTATGTGACCGGCGAGGCGATCAACGTCTCCGGCGGGGAGGAAATGCACTGATGCAGGAAGAACGCATGGACTGGCCGGATGGCGCGAAAATGGCGCTGAGCATCGTCGTCAATGTCGAGGAAGGCAGCGAGATGACGGTCGCGCGCGGCGATCGCGGCATGGAGCCGGTGGATGAACTGGGCATCCATATCAAGTCGCCGATCCGCAACTATGGCAACGAGAGCAATTATCTCTACGGCATCAAGGCCGGGGCGCCGCGGATCGTGAAACTGCTCCGCGACTATGACATCATGGCGAGCTGGACGGTGGCGGCAATGAGCCTCGAAAACCATCCTGAGATCGCGCAGGCGATTGCCGACCTGGGCCATGAACCGGTCAGCCACGGCTATCGCTGGGTGCACCAGTTCAAGATGGACGAAGACAAGGAACGGGAGTTCATTCGCAAGGCTGTCAGCTCAATCGAGAAAACCGTCGGCGTGCGCCCCTATGGCTGGCTGTCACGCTATTTTCACACCGACAATACGCGGCGCCTGCTGATCGAGGAGGGCTTCGCCTATCATATGGATGACTATTCGGGCGACATTCCCTTCTGGGACAAGCAGACCGTGCCGGCCAAGCCGCTGGCCATCGTGCCCTATCAGCTCGACAGCAATGACATGAAAATGTGGACCGATCCGGCGATGACGCCGCAGCAATGGCTGGATTATGCCAAGCATAATTTCGACCAGATCTACCGCGAGGGCGAAGAAGGCCATCCCAAGATGATGTCGCTCGGCCTGCATCTGCGGATCATCGGGCGGCCCGGCCGCATCTGGGCATTCGAGGAATTTCTCAAGCATGTCCGCTCGAAAAAGGATGTCTGGGTGACCAGCCGGCACCAGATTGCCCGGCATCTGGCAAAGGTGGATCCGGCATGACCCTGCGGCTCGAGAAAGAGGGCAAGATCGCGCACCTGCTGATTGATCGTCCGGAGAAGCGCAATGCCTTCACGCAGCAGATGTGGGAATTGTTCCCGGACCTGCTCGCCGATGCGATGGCGGACGAATCCATCCGTCTTCTGGCCGTCCATGCCAGCAGCAGGGACAGCGCCTTTTGCGCTGGCGCAGATATCGGGGAATTCAGTACCGGGTCGAGCGACCCGGTCTGGCGCGCAAAAAATCAGGCTGCGATCGGCAAGGTCCAGCATGACCTGGCGCAGGCCCCGAAGCCAACCCTTGCGGTGATTGACGGAGATTGTATCGGTGGCGGTTGCGGCATCGCCCTGGCCTGCGATCTGCGCATCGCCGGTCCGGCGGCCCGATT
This genomic window contains:
- a CDS encoding phenylacetate--CoA ligase family protein, which translates into the protein MTFPTYFEAFDAKQMLDQYPVGDDFVSRYTSMSRDELYAIQDRQFRKLMRRGWEIPFYQRLWGAQGIEPGDIQGLADITKLPVYDKSDLMASVNDHPPYGDFDGRGDDPVIFHTTSGTTGRPQPLMFGPKGREVTNLLVGRMYRWMGLGRDDVVQSVYGHGMINGGHYIREAVTHFTNSLFLSAGTGIETRSINQVNLMADFGVTCMVGFVDYVRKLADVAEAEKLFDRINLKMIIGHLGTEDRASTEAAWHGAKAYDWYGVGDTGSIAGEGPDRDGLYVWEDAQYLELLDIDDGTPVTPGETGDMVVTCLFKDDIAPCIRFNTHDVTEERTDTNSTGMVFKRISGFKGRSDNMVKLRGINIFPHAVGSIIENRDDLTGEYVCYVTRDEKGRDEMKVVLESRGGSDPSQLSELLRKGIGIDVAIELVGVGGTAAASQIDVRQKPIRLIDERGL
- a CDS encoding polysaccharide deacetylase family protein — translated: MQEERMDWPDGAKMALSIVVNVEEGSEMTVARGDRGMEPVDELGIHIKSPIRNYGNESNYLYGIKAGAPRIVKLLRDYDIMASWTVAAMSLENHPEIAQAIADLGHEPVSHGYRWVHQFKMDEDKEREFIRKAVSSIEKTVGVRPYGWLSRYFHTDNTRRLLIEEGFAYHMDDYSGDIPFWDKQTVPAKPLAIVPYQLDSNDMKMWTDPAMTPQQWLDYAKHNFDQIYREGEEGHPKMMSLGLHLRIIGRPGRIWAFEEFLKHVRSKKDVWVTSRHQIARHLAKVDPA
- a CDS encoding SDR family NAD(P)-dependent oxidoreductase, which encodes MSGRYAGKTVVVTGSGKQKGLGQGILQRFADEGAHCVVSDLAIGEEEEAVAEELRGRGAEVATIACDVSDAAQCQALVDQTVEAFGAVDIFVNNAGIGFMMKPLLDVDPADWATVIGVNLSGAFYCTQAAARAMVASGKGGRIINIASQAAKTAFPHLPAYVSSKHGMIGLTRASAVELGAHGITVNAVCPNHVTTGLGAQQNEYFSKLLGFETVEAYIANMSTKNPMGRPGLASDTAAACAWLASDDAFYVTGEAINVSGGEEMH
- a CDS encoding enoyl-CoA hydratase/isomerase family protein encodes the protein MTLRLEKEGKIAHLLIDRPEKRNAFTQQMWELFPDLLADAMADESIRLLAVHASSRDSAFCAGADIGEFSTGSSDPVWRAKNQAAIGKVQHDLAQAPKPTLAVIDGDCIGGGCGIALACDLRIAGPAARFGITPAKLGLVYPLHDTKLLVDAVGPSQAKRILFTGQILPAEEALRIGLITVLADDPYAEAMATAETMASVSSHSQRMSKRVIRRILEGQADDDAESEALFNAAFDSDDFKEGVSAFLEKRKPEF
- a CDS encoding MmgE/PrpD family protein, translating into MSATGKIIAFAAADHGLPDSARAAALHFLSDTLAGGAAGAASDEARAMLGAVIGWGSVGESRLLGSSDRLPAPSAAWFNGFAIHCLEWDAVHEPAVVHALSVVTAALIASADRLDGCDRGDFLTALAVGVDIASGLGIAATGAMQFFRPATAGVIGAALAVARLEKVAAERLPDILGLAYSQAAGTMQAHVEASVALPLQIANASRAAITAVDLAQAGMDGPHDALEGPFGYFALFEPGDLARYTDTIGKSWLIENVSVKPFPSGRASHGILGALDALLRDGALDASRVRAVDVAAPPLIHRLVGRPYKSDMTPSYARLCLPFLVPLMLRDRIIDPGCFTPAEFANPDLVKLGEKVIVRIDDNPDHNALAPQSLTIRLNDGSEIVRTITDNLGSPASPMSEAQTRTKRELAQRLASAGCDPRIFDDPLAYVTEPR
- a CDS encoding REDY-like protein HapK, which gives rise to MRIVVIFNLKPGVSAADYENWAKTADIPGVNKLGSVEGFTVHKATGLFGSDEASPYQYIEILDIKEMDGFVADISTEEFQAMAAPFQEFADNPQFILTEDL
- a CDS encoding amidase, which produces MIRWNDLEAANARLNAFVDFDESAIFGSGPLDGMTIGIKANIAVKGLPWTGGIGGYRDRIAANDADAVARLRAAGAAIIGTLNMEEAALGAKTDNPFFGATQNPHRIGFSPGGSSGGSAAAVAAGLCDLALGTDTMGSVRIPAAYCGIYGLKPTRGAISQQGLEIAEATLDCIGPMARSLEDLEACSRILLDIQVPQAIDNIVLLENLGGVDCEPAVLENLARASSFLGATDEFALPYPLTRVRYAGFILTSLALSEALGGLIETNPDGVSDNLKFLLTFGPKRSASDLAEDRKILAEVSEALHEIVGQYGAILLPTAPQAAFSHGDQAPANQADFTCLANIAGLPAITIPAGWNSDGLPVAVQLVGAAGNEAGLLQLAAKLDKSLSAYRQPSPFYRQ
- a CDS encoding MmgE/PrpD family protein, which encodes MTQESLTEKLATHLMRPVDEATRKRARLHLLDWLGCVAGARRSEVAECVISQGIETYALATASWLGNVMEMDDVHRASILHPGPVIWPCILHDDADDFDHMLDAAIIGYEAVITVGETFDDAHYGFYHNTATAGVFGATAAFWPFPDDDHDQKQAEDNLQKLVSAFGLAGTSSSGLWQMRHEDSDAKQWHIARAIKTGLDASVFAFKGIKGPRFILEGPQGLYAATCKNPKPMTFPDQWRIHEVSFKPWGACRHVHPAIDAALALKTKLGALEGDILVETYADAVAFCDRPDPQTVHDAKFSIQHAVAIVATRDVPQLADFEPEAIAALADARGRVTVSEASVITSRYPEHYGARIHCAGETVELVDTRGDPERPLSKDGIVEKARALIAWGGLPEAEADRAVDLALNGKDAGAINQMLTDWLS